The Raphanus sativus cultivar WK10039 chromosome 2, ASM80110v3, whole genome shotgun sequence DNA segment CCCCGAATCCCTACCTGCCGAATTGATGCTTAATGGATTGATAATGGCAGCGTTAGGGCTTAGGGTGGAGTTTCAAGGACCATATGAGCTATGTATTCTTTGGACAAAGGGCATGTAGCAGGAGCCTATCAGCACTGCACGCTGAGATGGAAGGTTTACTCTGGGCAGCTTCATGTATGAGGAACATGAGGATAACCACGATAAGCTTCGAGACGGACTGCACGGATCTGGTGGACATGATTATGAATCCGGGGGAATGGCCAGCATTCGCGATAGAGATCGTGATTTTCCAAGGCCTCCATGAAGATTTTGAGGATGTAAGACTGTCTCATATTCCTCGAAACATGAACGGACGGTCCGATGCTCTAgttaaagaagcaaaaaaaagagGATACATTTTTTCCCATATAAATCAGATCCGGTCAGATGAAAGGATTCTACGGAGACTCGGCTCGTCGGACCACCACTTGATCTAACTAAGATGGGCagctgccaaaaaaaaaacgacaaTGGCCTTTTTACTTTATCAGGTCACTCGGTAGTTTGGCccaatttcatttttattttttattttacaatagaGTTAAAAGCATTAATATATTTGTTCCAAACTCCAATTCTGATAAACCATGGTCCATCAATCAATCATGGAAAACAGAATTTCAAAACGAAGAATATGTCGGCCCGCTTCttacaataaaaattttattgtttataaaatCTTGTCACGTGGGTGATAGGAAGGATGAAGTGCCCCAGTCTATAACTTGTGTCTTAACAAAGAGTCACGTGTCTCCTGTGCTGCTCACGTGGTTTAACCCTATATAATTGGATCTCGTAGGCTTTTTAGATAAGCAGTAGTGTCTCCACTCTGCCACAACTTTTATTTAGCTAATCACTAATCACTAATCACTAATCTAGTTTCTTGTAACGAACATGTTCTTTGTATTGTTAAATGCGTATGTAACTATTTatatgacgatgatgatgatgggtgCAACTTGTGAGGGATTAATGAAGACGAACATAGAGGGTCGAGCCTCTGACCAGAAATCTAAGTGGTCCATCTGTGGCAAACccatacaaacacacaaacctAAAACCCCATTTCGGGAACTCTGCCAAAGGTTTGTCTTAAAGCCCACAAATCTAGTTTACTTTTTAACTTTCGCTTCTAAGAACATCCTCAATGCAAGGAACTTAAAATTGGGgtgcttaaatttttttttcggattaaaaaaataaaaattaaaaaaaaaataaataaaccaatTGCGGACCGTCACGTATTAGTGGGGTCACAAACAGTTTAAGCAACAGCAGATTTGAGATACTTAAACAAgcactttttcttcttttttcttcttctccttcttctccttcttctctttccttcttttttttaattaaaaaatgataaGTACTCCCCTAAGCACTTTGCATTGAAGATGCTCTAAAAATCATGAGTTTGCAACTTAGTATACTCTACTATCATCATAGATAGATGTAACTTTTAAGACagttatattaatttttctatCTTTCTCAAGCTAAAAGCCTAGTTTATAATTGACTATTCTTTAAGTTTAAACTAACATTTTCCCCCTTAAGCTCTGACACCAATTATAGAAATCAAGAATCTCAAATTTCAAATCACAAAAGCACTTTCGTATTATCTTAGAAAACTTCCTCAAAAACTAAGACTCAATAGCTTTCACAAATCGATAGCTATTCAACAACATTCACCTTTGTTTATATAGGACTAAGTAACTCCTAATCCTAATCAACATAACACTTCCAATATTTCTTAATCCTTATAGATAATCATAACATTATAGGATTAGGATAGCTTAACACTTAAGCTATCTTTAAGCTTAAACTAACATATATACCCCAAATACTGCTAGCTATGGTTATATAGTGAATGGAGAAAGAGAACAAAAGAGAGAAGCCTAAAGTACAGAGGATAGAGACATGTGATACATGCATAGGTATTGTACTTATGACAATCTCTTGCTGGTCCAATCTTACTTTCTTTTATACTAGACTTGATAGTCTACGTAATCTATCCATACTTTAGTACCTTTCGCGTACCATAGTATGAGATATCCTGACATTTTGACATGTGATTCAAAACACCAAACCAGTGACCAATACTTAAACGAACCTTctttgattaactaataaataaacttgtatttgtacaaaaaaattataaataaggACATCTCCAATTACACTCCATTTtgttttccaaaataaaataaaatacgaaATATTCTACTTTAACCCAATTTCATAAAAATGGAATCTAGTCCATAAAGAGACTATAAAtggaataatctatttttttatttattattctataTATTAAGATATAGAATTGAATTGAAGCTTGcttcattttctattttaccGAAACGAAAATAGAATTTTAAGTTGGACATGCTGTAAACCATGCTGTAAACCACAATAGCCAATAATGCTATAAAAAAGTGGTAAAGTCTCTGAAAAACTGCATCATTTCCGAAACTTATTAAAcgacaaaatattaatatatctagatttttttttaaaatggcaGATGAAAGAGACAGCTTAAGTAAGCTTCAACGTGGGGAGAGCGTAGAGACACACACAGAGCATCTGTTCTACTATAACCCCACGCGCATTCATTAAATTTAGCTTAGCGCGtcaacttctctctctcttaattcTCAAACCCCATGAGAAGCAAGCAACCAAACTACACTAGACAAATGTGTAGATTCTTTATCTACACACACCAAAGTACATGGACTTATTACTACTAGCTAGCTAGCTAACTAACTCGATCTGTGGAGTTACGACCTCTACTGATACCACCGTGCTTGTGTTGAGACGAAGAAGCCGAAGAGAAGAACTGGCTGAATATTACAGAACCACCTCTGACCGAACAAACGGGAACGTTAAGAACAGGAGCCACCCTCACGTTTGCACTGTACGATCTCTCCACTCCTCTGTTTCTATACCCTCCGCCGCCGCTCGTGCCACTGGGGCTGCTTGAGCTCCGCTCAAGGCTCTGGTACACGATCTTCCCCGACGAGTTCAGTCTCGGGCTGTCGCTACATGTTTCCTCTCTATCACGAGGCTTCACTAACCTCATCCTCGGCCGAGCGGGAGCGAACGGGTTGGCCGTGATGGTTTGGTTAGCGAGGTGGTTGAGTCTCTCTGCGTCCAGCGATAGCCTCGGGGTGTTGTTGTCCTCGTGGTCTTGActcgaggaggaggaggagagggacATACGCGAAGAGGAGGAGACAGAGAGAGATTCGCTGTCGGAGAGGAGAGGAAGACTGATTAACGAAGTAGCTTCCGAAGACGACAACGTTTTGGGGCTCCGGTTTAAAAACTGTTTAAACGACGCCGTAGTAGACGATCTCGGATTCGAATGAAACGTCGTCGTCGTGGCGGCTTTGCTGTTCTGAGAGAATCTCTTCAGACCTAACAACTCCCTCCACTTACTCGAACACCTTGGCGCCTTGGGAGAGGACACCAAGCAACTCTCCTCTCCGGAGGAAACCTCCGTCTCGACTTCCACCACCGCCGTCACCGCCGTCACGAGTTTTCCACCGGAGAAAAGCTCGTCGGCGGGAAGCATTCCGGCCGTATCACCGGACATGAACTCGAACTCTTCTTCCTCCGTCGAAACCTtgggaagaggaggaggaatcAGCTTCTCGGAAGCAGCTCGCGGGTTGAAACATCCGTAAGCAGAGACACTAACATTGTTGACGCAAGCAGAAGCCATCGCCGTCGTCCCGGCCAGATctaaagtaaagagagagagagaagctttgTTTTGTTTGCTTTGGAGTTTGTTTCTCGAGAAAACAGAGTAGTAAATATACTACCCTGGTGGCGCGTGCATGTCACACCGCACTCTCGGTTAAATACggagattttgatttttttttattaattcaactttttttttatttaccttCTTAATACTCTTTTGTTTATTACAGGAAAGTTCTATAAAAACATCATTGTCTTGATAAATTTGGAAGTTAGAATAAATCATGAAATCATTTGGTATAGAAGATCACGTGATATAAGGGATGCTTTTGATTATCGATCAATCAGAATAATAATAAATGCGCCAAATTAGGGAAATAGAATCTGTTAGGAATCGTTTTGACACTTAGTTTAGGTATTAACTGCTTTCTTTGCAGCCAAGTTAGGTTTTgctctcatctcttcatgaATTAGGATCTTGTCTTTCTAGTATTACCTCCGTACTTAGATGTTGATTGATTTTGATTAAATGAAAGTGGTTTCACGCTTTGAGGTCTTTCTCTGATTTTAAAGATGGCAACTGGTATTTGCACACTCATGCCACGAATGTTTCTTTAGAGTTACGGATTGTTCTGTGTTTTACACAATATTCAAGAAATTGTTAAGTGGTAGTGGATTATTGCCTAAGCAAACTACTATACACTGTCTAGATTTGAATTTCTTATAAGTGTTTTAAGAAAAACCATTTTAGTTTATGATGATTTGCTGTCTAAATCGTTATTAAAAACACTAGTTTTACTTACCCTTAGTTTTGCACTTTTACGTACTCTTTAGACTTTTAAAACACCAGTTAATTTTACTTACTCTCTGAATCGATTTTTAAAACATTGGTATTACTTactttctctccatatatgtatatatacattaacACTGACTATTGAGTGGTGCAAGGTGTGCATGTCTCTCCTTTTCTGATGTTGTGTCCATTTCAGGATGGACTCAAGACTACATACATGGTTAAATCGCTGTCCTTTTAGTTGCAGATAATATCCGTATGCACATGACAACGGCCAAAAGTGTTTGTTTTTTCACATGAATTTAAAGGGAATAACATGAAGGTACATAGTTTGTCTCATCACTCTCTGAGGTAGAGTTCACGTCGATTCAATGATTTCTATATCTGGTGTAGCCAATTTGAATGATCTATTGATTTGCATCATTATGGATATTGCAGCTGTGCATCCACACCGCTACTGAAAGCAACTCCTAGTGGAAGGATGAATATACAGCTAGTTAAAACGAATTCATTGCTCTTTCATCTTCAGTCTACAACCAAGAAAAGATCATCTTCAGTATACACTCAAGAAAAGACAATAGAACCTTCATACATATATTAACTGCAAAAAATTGTAAATGATCTAACCCTGCGAGTTATCACTTATCACCAAGTCTTGCCGGCCCTGACTATGAATTTCTCTTAATAGCTAAGCTTTTATTCATGAATCCATTAGAGTACCTTTCTGGTTGAttcaaaaacagatttaagttgacaaattttgaatataacATCACTCATTCAACAGCAGACTGAAGTGAAAGTGGAGAAAGATGGAGCAGCTCAGGGCATATCCAACCATGTTCTATTTCCTACTCCAATCACTCCATTTCTCAACTCTAAAATAAAGTATTTGCTAGAATTATTATTTATGGAGTAATTTTtttcattac contains these protein-coding regions:
- the LOC108827374 gene encoding uncharacterized protein LOC108827374 — protein: MASACVNNVSVSAYGCFNPRAASEKLIPPPLPKVSTEEEEFEFMSGDTAGMLPADELFSGGKLVTAVTAVVEVETEVSSGEESCLVSSPKAPRCSSKWRELLGLKRFSQNSKAATTTTFHSNPRSSTTASFKQFLNRSPKTLSSSEATSLISLPLLSDSESLSVSSSSRMSLSSSSSSQDHEDNNTPRLSLDAERLNHLANQTITANPFAPARPRMRLVKPRDREETCSDSPRLNSSGKIVYQSLERSSSSPSGTSGGGGYRNRGVERSYSANVRVAPVLNVPVCSVRGGSVIFSQFFSSASSSQHKHGGISRGRNSTDRVS